In the genome of Desulfitobacterium chlororespirans DSM 11544, one region contains:
- a CDS encoding polysaccharide biosynthesis protein, which translates to MRLRKRTLLLMAIDAVLVNLAVFLSFYIRFGFDGNGTIPEEYLLTLTHSAWTATLIYLSVFYIFGLYNKLWQYASIGELISIIFAVTVATAGTITMVYFLAPMRFPHTVSALLWFSTLFLIGGSRFIWRILQDNIFTPHVPGSQNQVLIIGAGDAGVMAARELKNKNYREGRPVGYIDDAATKQRLQLMGIPVLGTRRDIPRVVKNHNIDKIIIAMPSASGDVIREIVGICEKTGVDLKIMPGVFDVVSGKVDTKEIRQVQVEDLLGREAVTVDLEDVAGYLSGEAVLITGGGGSIGSELCRQVARFNPAKLVIVGHGENSVFDIEQELRSENPGLDVVTEILDIKDQEKVHLVFQRYKPGVVFHAAAHKHVPLMEKNPEEAMKNNIMGTSNLAEAADAAKVKTFVLISTDKAVNPTSIMGATKRVAEMVIQSMDKRSDTKYVAVRFGNVLGSRGSVIPTFKRQIAKGGPVTVTHPDMVRYFMTIPEASQLVIQAGSMAQGGEIFILDMGQPVKILDLARDLIRLSGFEPDVDIKIKFTGMRPGEKLFEELLTAEEGTSATKHKRIFVAKPNNINVSQLEELIHLIRERGSYLTREEVMGQLQAIVPTFRKQASKAVANQ; encoded by the coding sequence ATGAGATTGCGCAAAAGAACTCTATTATTAATGGCTATTGACGCTGTGTTAGTTAACCTGGCAGTGTTTTTAAGCTTTTATATTCGTTTTGGTTTTGATGGAAACGGAACCATACCTGAGGAGTACCTGCTCACACTGACCCATTCCGCCTGGACGGCAACCCTGATTTACTTAAGTGTGTTCTATATCTTCGGCTTGTATAACAAGCTCTGGCAGTATGCCAGCATTGGCGAGCTCATATCCATTATCTTTGCAGTGACCGTCGCCACAGCGGGGACAATCACCATGGTGTATTTCCTTGCCCCCATGCGTTTTCCCCATACAGTATCCGCCCTTCTGTGGTTCAGCACTCTTTTCTTAATTGGCGGCTCCCGCTTTATTTGGAGAATTCTCCAGGACAATATTTTTACTCCCCATGTGCCCGGCTCTCAGAATCAAGTCCTGATTATTGGCGCAGGGGATGCGGGAGTGATGGCCGCCCGGGAGCTGAAAAACAAAAACTATCGCGAAGGCCGTCCTGTGGGCTATATCGATGATGCAGCCACCAAGCAAAGACTGCAGCTCATGGGGATTCCTGTCTTAGGCACCCGCCGGGATATCCCCCGGGTCGTTAAGAACCATAATATTGATAAGATTATTATCGCCATGCCTTCAGCTTCCGGGGACGTCATCCGGGAGATCGTGGGCATCTGCGAAAAAACCGGTGTGGATCTGAAGATCATGCCCGGTGTGTTTGACGTGGTCAGCGGTAAAGTGGATACCAAAGAAATCCGCCAGGTTCAAGTGGAGGATTTACTGGGGCGTGAAGCCGTTACCGTCGATCTGGAGGATGTAGCCGGTTACCTTTCAGGTGAAGCGGTCCTGATTACCGGCGGCGGCGGGTCCATCGGCTCGGAGCTTTGCCGGCAGGTGGCTCGTTTTAACCCGGCTAAACTGGTCATCGTGGGCCATGGCGAAAACAGCGTCTTTGACATCGAACAGGAACTACGCTCGGAAAATCCGGGGTTGGATGTAGTCACGGAGATTTTGGATATCAAGGACCAGGAAAAAGTCCACCTCGTCTTCCAACGCTATAAACCAGGTGTAGTGTTCCACGCCGCCGCCCATAAACATGTCCCTCTCATGGAAAAGAATCCGGAAGAGGCTATGAAAAATAATATTATGGGTACCAGCAATCTGGCTGAGGCAGCGGATGCCGCCAAGGTCAAGACATTTGTCCTGATTTCCACCGATAAGGCGGTCAATCCCACCAGCATCATGGGGGCCACCAAGCGGGTGGCAGAGATGGTGATTCAGAGCATGGACAAGCGTTCCGACACCAAGTATGTGGCGGTACGTTTTGGCAATGTACTGGGCAGCCGGGGCAGCGTTATTCCCACCTTTAAGCGTCAGATTGCCAAAGGCGGGCCGGTTACAGTCACCCATCCCGATATGGTTCGCTACTTTATGACCATACCTGAGGCCTCTCAGCTGGTGATTCAAGCCGGCTCCATGGCTCAGGGGGGGGAGATTTTCATCCTGGATATGGGTCAGCCGGTCAAGATTCTGGATCTTGCCCGGGATCTCATCCGCCTCTCCGGGTTTGAACCGGATGTGGATATCAAGATTAAATTCACAGGGATGCGCCCCGGTGAAAAACTCTTTGAAGAACTCCTTACCGCAGAAGAAGGGACTTCAGCGACGAAACATAAACGAATTTTCGTAGCCAAACCCAATAATATTAATGTTTCACAGCTTGAGGAACTCATCCACCTCATCCGTGAGCGGGGCTCCTATCTCACCCGGGAAGAAGTTATGGGACAGTTGCAAGCCATTGTGCCTACATTTAGAAAGCAAGCTTCCAAGGCAGTTGCCAATCAATAA
- a CDS encoding nucleotide sugar dehydrogenase has product MLRMKEVITSEDVLAKNLKDKLQDHSATVGVIGLGYVGLPLAVEKGKVGFSVIGFDINAARVAKVNAGDNYIADVKDEELLELTQKGIITATTDYEKLAECDVVVICVPTPLTITRDPDISYIQASSEQIAKYLKPGQLVTLESTTYPGTTEEVILPMLEQSGLKVGKDFFLAFSPERVDPGNKRFTTNNTSKVVGGMTPVCLEVAYTFYAQTIVNVVPVSSPAAAELTKVFENTYRAVNIALVNELMLLCDRMGIDIWEVVEAAGTKPFGIQTFWPGPGVGGHCIPIDPFYLTWKAREYDFHTRFIELAGEINVEVSYHVINKVIRALNNENKSLKDAKVLILGVAYKKDIDDVRESPALKIMELLRKNGANIAYHDPYIPVIEPHGGSTVHLENTELTDEALAAADCVLILTDHSVVDYERVVEKAPLIVDTRNATRGVENNREKIVKI; this is encoded by the coding sequence ATGTTGCGTATGAAAGAAGTCATTACCAGTGAAGATGTTTTAGCAAAGAATCTAAAAGACAAACTCCAGGACCATTCTGCCACAGTGGGGGTTATCGGTCTTGGTTATGTAGGGCTCCCCTTAGCCGTAGAAAAGGGAAAAGTAGGCTTCTCAGTCATCGGGTTTGATATTAACGCCGCTCGTGTAGCCAAAGTCAATGCAGGAGACAATTACATCGCTGATGTCAAGGATGAAGAACTTCTGGAACTGACCCAAAAAGGAATTATTACAGCGACCACGGATTACGAGAAACTTGCCGAGTGCGATGTGGTCGTTATCTGTGTCCCTACCCCTCTGACCATCACCCGGGATCCGGATATCTCCTATATTCAGGCCTCTTCCGAGCAGATCGCCAAATACCTCAAGCCCGGACAGCTGGTAACTTTAGAAAGCACCACCTATCCCGGCACCACTGAGGAAGTTATTCTCCCCATGCTGGAACAAAGCGGCCTTAAAGTGGGCAAAGACTTCTTCCTGGCCTTCTCACCGGAGCGGGTCGATCCAGGCAACAAACGCTTTACCACCAACAATACCTCAAAAGTTGTGGGCGGTATGACTCCAGTCTGTCTGGAAGTCGCCTATACCTTCTATGCTCAGACCATCGTCAATGTGGTTCCCGTATCCTCACCGGCTGCCGCGGAGCTCACTAAAGTCTTTGAGAATACTTACCGTGCCGTGAACATCGCTTTGGTCAATGAGCTGATGCTTCTTTGCGATCGCATGGGCATCGATATCTGGGAAGTAGTGGAGGCCGCAGGAACCAAACCCTTTGGGATTCAAACCTTCTGGCCCGGCCCGGGAGTGGGCGGGCACTGCATTCCCATCGATCCTTTCTACCTGACCTGGAAAGCCCGCGAGTATGACTTCCACACCCGCTTTATCGAGCTGGCCGGCGAGATCAATGTCGAAGTCTCCTACCATGTGATCAATAAAGTCATTCGTGCTCTCAATAATGAAAATAAGAGCCTTAAGGACGCTAAAGTTCTTATCCTTGGGGTAGCCTATAAAAAAGATATCGACGATGTCCGTGAATCACCGGCCCTTAAGATCATGGAGCTGCTTAGGAAAAACGGAGCCAATATCGCCTACCATGACCCCTATATCCCTGTTATCGAGCCTCACGGCGGCTCCACAGTCCATCTGGAAAACACTGAGCTGACCGACGAAGCCCTGGCTGCTGCAGACTGCGTCCTCATCCTCACCGACCACAGTGTTGTCGACTATGAGCGAGTGGTAGAAAAGGCTCCCCTTATCGTCGATACCCGCAACGCCACCAGAGGCGTCGAGAACAACAGAGAAAAGATCGTCAAAATCTAA
- a CDS encoding Gfo/Idh/MocA family protein, whose product MDKKMRFAIIGCGRIAPKHAESIVALEEAELVAVCDIVPERAQAFADKYGAKPYTSYQEMLAQEEIDVVTIATESDLHAPIGITCAQAGKHVMVEKPMAMTLASADELIRTCHEEGVKLSVIHQNRYNKSIKLMRQALEEGRFGKLTHGQAAVRWNRNDAYYAQAPWRGTKLQDGGVLMNQSIHNIDLLQWTLGPVESVFGYTRTALRKIEMEDVGVAVIKFKNGALGVIEAASTIYPKNIEETLNIFGETGSVMVGGIAVNRIEAWEFPDSEEEKRQIFDSQENDPPNVYGFGHREVVKDMIDAIREDRAPAIPGEEGRKALEIILAIYKCQETKEPVVFPLCE is encoded by the coding sequence ATGGATAAGAAAATGCGCTTCGCTATTATTGGCTGTGGAAGAATTGCCCCCAAGCATGCGGAATCCATCGTAGCCTTAGAAGAGGCCGAGTTAGTGGCAGTCTGTGACATTGTTCCGGAGAGAGCCCAAGCCTTTGCCGATAAATACGGTGCCAAGCCCTATACCTCTTATCAGGAGATGCTGGCACAGGAAGAGATCGATGTCGTAACCATCGCTACAGAATCGGATCTTCACGCACCCATCGGCATCACCTGTGCCCAAGCCGGCAAACATGTCATGGTCGAAAAACCCATGGCCATGACTTTGGCAAGTGCCGACGAGCTGATCCGTACCTGTCATGAAGAAGGGGTCAAATTGTCGGTTATTCATCAAAACCGCTATAACAAATCCATTAAACTCATGCGCCAAGCCCTGGAAGAAGGCCGGTTCGGCAAACTGACCCACGGACAGGCTGCCGTGCGCTGGAACCGCAACGATGCCTACTATGCTCAAGCCCCCTGGCGGGGGACAAAGCTCCAGGACGGCGGCGTTCTCATGAACCAGTCGATTCATAATATTGACCTGCTGCAATGGACCCTGGGCCCTGTGGAGTCCGTCTTCGGCTATACCCGTACCGCCCTGCGCAAAATCGAGATGGAGGATGTAGGCGTCGCTGTCATCAAGTTTAAAAACGGCGCTCTGGGTGTGATCGAGGCGGCTTCGACTATTTATCCTAAAAACATCGAAGAGACACTGAACATCTTTGGGGAAACCGGGTCCGTCATGGTGGGCGGAATTGCGGTGAACCGCATCGAGGCCTGGGAGTTTCCCGACAGTGAAGAGGAGAAAAGACAGATCTTTGACAGTCAGGAAAATGATCCCCCCAATGTCTATGGGTTTGGCCACCGGGAAGTGGTGAAGGATATGATCGATGCTATCCGCGAGGATCGGGCACCGGCTATTCCCGGGGAAGAGGGGCGGAAGGCCCTGGAGATCATCCTGGCTATTTATAAATGCCAGGAGACGAAGGAGCCCGTGGTCTTTCCTTTGTGTGAGTAG